A single Garra rufa chromosome 9, GarRuf1.0, whole genome shotgun sequence DNA region contains:
- the rpz gene encoding protein rapunzel, with translation MADNEIFDDPEKLKRGLVKVLECVATISSAAAVVNPIFGVAGSLIRVVLHHVDDEDIQKLKREFGSVNRALDEISQQNRQALLQIRKDTLDKQYHEVEENIRNQFRKFMEIVEAKPEQVQRKKDDFVESFINDKDDQNMYTLYDGVMGKRKLFSQPILDIYMKHSQGDQRIMENLCTRLAYLFCIGFIALMGYYGILGDDLESRNEEWEENMRNVQEKMQEVLRSCK, from the coding sequence ATGGCTGACAATGAAATATTCGATGACCCAGAGAAGCTGAAGAGAGGTCTGGTGAAGGTTCTTGAATGTGTGGCCACCATCTCATCAGCGGCAGCGGTGGTCAATCCCATCTTCGGCGTGGCTGGTTCTCTCATCCGGGTGGTGCTGCACCACGTGGACGATGAAGACATTCAGAAACTCAAACGGGAGTTTGGCAGCGTGAATCGAGCCCTGGACGAGATTTCACAGCAGAACCGTCAAGCCCTGCTGCAAATCAGGAAGGATACCCTGGACAAACAGTACCACGAGGTGGAAGAAAACATTCGCAATCAGTTCCGCAAATTCATGGAGATCGTGGAGGCCAAACCGGAGCAGGTGCAACGCAAGAAAGATGATTTCGTAGAGAGTTTCATCAATGATAAAGACGACCAGAACATGTACACGCTTTACGACGGAGTGATGGGGAAGCGCAAACTCTTCAGCCAGCCCATCCTTGACATATACATGAAGCATTCGCAGGGTGACCAGCGCATCATGGAAAACCTCTGCACCCGACTCGCGTACCTGTTCTGCATCGGTTTCATCGCTCTGATGGGCTACTACGGCATCCTGGGTGATGACTTGGAATCCCGAAACGAAGAGTGGGAAGAGAATATGAGGAACGTGCAGGAGAAAATGCAGGAGGTGCTGAGGAGTTGCAAGTGA
- the rpz2 gene encoding rapunzel 2 gives MAEKQQIKVTAVKVLCYVEKISSFASNIDPLFGIVTSIVGVVRKGLVEEEDNEMAKDFKQIHEKLETISEKNKQTLRQIRIDEINENYGKHEEIIKHQYNAFNTMVERVKLDPENSDRHVDEFVKIYERDGMDMSLDTYYRGVKGATMFGKPILQVYLENCQRNKKVMEARCSHIAHLFYIGLMALMAYYAASEDDEDEVRDKWAPRVIEIQAKMQEVLDQCTEEN, from the coding sequence ATGGCAGAAAAACAGCAGATCAAAGTGACTGCGGTCAAAGTGCTGTGCTATGTGGAGAAAATCTCCTCCTTCGCCTCCAACATAGATCCTCTCTTCGGGATTGTGACTTCAATAGTCGGGGTTGTCAGAAAAGGCCTCGTGGAGGAGGAGGACAATGAGATGGCAAAGGACTTCAAACAGATCCATGAGAAGCTGGAAACCATCTCAGAGAAGAACAAGCAGACCCTGCGACAGATCCGCATCGACGAAATCAACGAGAACTACGGTAAACACGAGGAAATCATCAAGCATCAGTATAACGCTTTCAACACCATGGTGGAAAGAGTAAAACTGGATCCTGAGAACTCGGATCGTCACGTGGACGAGTTTGTGAAGATCTACGAGAGGGATGGGATGGACATGAGCTTAGATACGTATTACCGCGGTGTGAAGGGTGCCACTATGTTTGGGAAGCCCATCCTGCAGGTTTACCTGGAGAACTGCCAAAGAAACAAAAAGGTGATGGAAGCCCGCTGCTCGCACATCGCCCACCTGTTCTACATCGGCCTAATGGCGCTGATGGCCTACTACGCCGCCAGCGAAGATGACGAGGACGAAGTGAGAGACAAATGGGCCCCGAGGGTTATTGAAATTCAAGCCAAGATGCAAGAAGTTCTGGACCAATGCACTGAGGAAAACTAA